One segment of Prionailurus bengalensis isolate Pbe53 chromosome E3, Fcat_Pben_1.1_paternal_pri, whole genome shotgun sequence DNA contains the following:
- the BRI3 gene encoding brain protein I3, protein MDHKPLLQERPPAYNLEAGQGDFACGPHGYGAIPAAPPPPPYPYLVTGIPTHHPRVYNIHSRNVTRYPANSIVVVGGCPVCRVGVLEDSFTFLGIFLAIILFPFGFICCFALRKRRCPNCGANFT, encoded by the exons ATGGACCACAAGCCCCTGCTGCAGGAGCGGCCGCCCGCCTACAACCTGGAGGCCGGCCAGGGCGACTTCGCGTGCGGCCCGCACGGCTACGGCGCCATCCCCGCCGCACCCCCGCCGCCGCCCTACCCCTACCTCGTCACAG ggatacccacccaccaccccaggGTCTACAACATCCACAGTCGAAATGTCACCAGGTACCCTGCCAATTCCATCGTTGTCGTTGGAGGCTGCCCGGTCTGCAG AGTCGGGGTTCTGGAGGACTCCTTCACCTTCCTGGGCATCTTCTTGGCCATCATCTTGTTCCCGTTTGGGTTCATCTGCTGTTTTGCCTTGAGGAAGCGAAGATGCCCCAACTGTGGAGCAAACTTCACTTAA